From a single Corynebacterium kroppenstedtii DSM 44385 genomic region:
- the zwf gene encoding glucose-6-phosphate dehydrogenase: MPRIAGPCGLVIFGVTGDLARKKLLPAVYDLANRGLLPAGFTLVGYGRRDWTKEDFIKKVYDDVRAGSRTPFRRSVWERLAEGLIFVKGTFDQDECFDALAETLAEVDHTRGTAGNWAFYLSVPPAFFPNVCHQLQRSGLAKDSAGGWRRVVIEKPFGHDEESARELNRIVNSVFPERSVFRIDHYLGKETVQNIMALRFANQLFEPLWSASFIDHVQITMAEDIGLGGRAGYYDGIGAARDVIQNHLIQLLALIAMEEPLAFTPRDLQTEKIKVLRATSAVPPFSKTTARGQYTAGWQGSEFVGGLRDEEGFAEDSKTETYAACTLEINSRRWAGVPFYLRTGKRLGRRVTEIALVFKDAPYLPFDADETTALGPNAVVIRVQPDEGVLMRFGSKVPGSAMEVRDVNMDFAYSEAFTEASPEAYERLILDALLDEASLFPTNEEVELSWKILDPIVKYWAERGRPDDYPAGTWGPESADRMLSRSGRTWRRP, from the coding sequence ATGCCCAGGATCGCGGGACCATGTGGGCTCGTCATCTTCGGGGTCACAGGCGATCTAGCACGAAAGAAACTCCTCCCCGCGGTATATGACCTTGCCAACCGCGGTTTACTCCCCGCGGGATTCACCCTCGTGGGATACGGCCGTCGTGACTGGACTAAAGAAGATTTCATTAAAAAGGTGTACGACGACGTTCGCGCGGGATCTCGTACTCCCTTTAGGCGATCGGTATGGGAGCGCCTGGCCGAGGGGCTGATCTTCGTCAAAGGGACATTTGACCAAGATGAGTGCTTCGATGCATTGGCCGAGACGCTGGCGGAGGTCGACCATACCCGCGGCACCGCCGGGAACTGGGCTTTTTATCTCTCTGTTCCTCCTGCCTTTTTCCCGAACGTGTGTCACCAACTTCAACGCTCGGGCCTCGCTAAAGATAGCGCTGGCGGTTGGCGGCGCGTGGTTATTGAGAAACCCTTTGGTCATGATGAGGAATCAGCTCGGGAGCTGAACCGCATTGTCAACAGCGTTTTCCCTGAACGCTCAGTTTTCCGTATCGACCATTACCTGGGCAAGGAAACAGTTCAGAATATTATGGCGCTGCGCTTTGCGAATCAGCTCTTTGAGCCCCTGTGGAGCGCATCCTTTATCGACCACGTCCAGATCACTATGGCAGAAGACATTGGCCTAGGCGGACGGGCTGGTTATTACGATGGCATCGGCGCTGCGCGGGACGTCATCCAGAACCACCTCATCCAGCTTCTTGCGTTAATCGCCATGGAAGAGCCTCTGGCCTTCACGCCCCGCGATCTGCAGACTGAAAAGATTAAAGTCCTGAGAGCCACCAGTGCCGTTCCCCCGTTCTCTAAAACGACAGCCCGAGGCCAGTACACCGCAGGATGGCAGGGCTCTGAATTCGTAGGTGGCCTTCGCGATGAAGAGGGATTCGCCGAGGACTCGAAAACTGAGACCTACGCGGCTTGCACATTGGAGATTAATTCTCGACGCTGGGCGGGCGTGCCATTTTATCTACGCACCGGCAAGCGATTGGGCCGACGAGTGACGGAAATCGCTTTGGTGTTCAAAGATGCGCCCTATCTTCCTTTCGATGCTGATGAGACGACTGCTCTTGGCCCCAATGCGGTCGTCATTCGTGTGCAACCCGACGAGGGAGTCCTGATGCGCTTCGGCTCGAAGGTCCCCGGCTCCGCCATGGAAGTTCGTGACGTCAACATGGACTTCGCCTATTCCGAGGCGTTTACTGAGGCATCCCCCGAAGCCTATGAGCGTTTGATCCTCGATGCTCTCTTGGATGAAGCTAGCCTCTTCCCCACCAATGAAGAGGTGGAACTCTCGTGGAAGATCCTCGATCCCATCGTCAAATATTGGGCTGAACGAGGACGTCCTGACGATTATCCGGCTGGAACGTGGGGCCCTGAAAGTGCTGATCGTATGCTTTCGCGGTCAGGACGCACCTGGCGGCGCCCGTAA
- a CDS encoding glucose-6-phosphate dehydrogenase assembly protein OpcA → MIINLPNTTTRDISKRLVTVRESGGEVTTGRVLTLIIVASINDDYETFITAANEASQEHPSRILVLLTDDSSSTASQSDSDDNGNSQTGLADYENLEEFERALDAMPTTTQPETSDEETTQLSATDDVTSSGRVDAEIRMGGDAGAAEVVVMKLYGAVSRHLASVVMPILLPDTPIVAWWPASRPPVPATDPIGRLAGRRITDSLSSSIEDGIFRCRSSYAPGDSDLAWSRITQWRGILASALDQPPFSPIRGVTIAGPSEDPSVDIAGGWLADRLGMNVTRESTDSPKVPLDSEGRPTIGVQSVTIHRDSGDLILRTFSAHTLTITREGSGRESRVALTRRGTADCLAEELRHLDPDVIYAQALRGLSRVHRVDAFDSDESHAPDDANDSDVEADRE, encoded by the coding sequence ATGATCATTAACCTCCCCAATACAACAACCCGCGACATTTCTAAACGCCTCGTCACCGTCCGTGAGTCGGGTGGCGAAGTCACGACCGGCCGTGTGCTCACTTTGATCATCGTCGCGTCAATTAACGACGATTACGAAACGTTTATTACGGCGGCCAATGAAGCCTCACAGGAGCATCCGTCTCGTATTCTCGTGTTGCTCACGGATGATTCCTCCTCAACCGCGAGCCAATCTGATAGTGATGACAACGGCAATTCGCAGACTGGGCTTGCGGACTATGAGAATCTCGAAGAGTTTGAGCGTGCTCTCGACGCGATGCCCACCACGACGCAACCCGAAACGTCCGACGAGGAAACCACGCAGTTAAGTGCCACAGACGACGTAACGTCCAGCGGGCGCGTTGATGCCGAAATACGCATGGGAGGCGACGCTGGTGCCGCTGAAGTCGTCGTCATGAAGTTGTATGGCGCTGTTAGTCGCCATCTCGCAAGCGTTGTGATGCCAATTCTGTTGCCAGACACTCCGATTGTGGCGTGGTGGCCGGCCAGCCGTCCCCCGGTCCCGGCGACTGATCCGATCGGTCGTCTTGCCGGCCGACGAATTACCGACTCTCTATCGTCAAGTATTGAAGACGGCATTTTTAGGTGCCGATCGTCGTATGCGCCCGGTGACTCTGATCTTGCCTGGTCACGTATAACGCAGTGGCGTGGAATTTTAGCGTCGGCACTGGATCAGCCTCCGTTTTCTCCCATCCGTGGAGTTACCATTGCTGGCCCATCGGAAGACCCGAGCGTTGATATAGCCGGCGGATGGCTTGCAGACCGTTTAGGGATGAATGTAACCCGTGAATCCACTGACTCGCCCAAGGTACCTCTTGATTCCGAAGGGCGCCCCACTATCGGCGTGCAAAGCGTGACGATCCATCGAGATAGTGGCGATTTGATCCTCCGCACCTTTAGCGCACATACGCTGACTATCACACGCGAGGGATCAGGCCGTGAAAGTCGCGTTGCCCTCACACGACGCGGAACAGCTGACTGCCTCGCGGAAGAGTTGCGTCACCTTGACCCCGATGTCATCTACGCACAAGCTCTCCGAGGGCTATCCAGAGTTCACCGCGTCGATGCTTTCGATTCAGACGAGTCGCACGCACCTGACGACGCGAACGACAGTGACGTCGAAGCAGACCGTGAATAG
- the pgl gene encoding 6-phosphogluconolactonase, whose product MSEKSSSDSDVRIVACADQAEVAMRAARDVENVIVSIQEGREGASNTTGVTPDGYARLVVTGGSTGIAVLHQLYIDSEAGNAGIDWNRVHVFFGDERWVSADHPERNDKQAAEALFSNIDIPQQNLHCFPAPSSDSAYGETEGSRSGNVDVAALNEAAASYADTITTYAPDGFDIHLLGMGPEGHINSLFPHTPELTSDDTVVSVTDCPKPPPTRLSLSRRALNSSTRVWFVVAGEGKAEALGHAVSGDDADMWPAAGARGQQDTAVYADAPALSQLQGPSS is encoded by the coding sequence ATGAGCGAAAAGTCTAGTTCCGATTCAGATGTCCGTATTGTCGCGTGTGCAGATCAAGCAGAAGTGGCTATGCGGGCAGCACGCGATGTTGAAAACGTCATAGTCAGTATTCAGGAAGGACGTGAGGGCGCTAGTAACACCACCGGGGTTACCCCGGATGGTTACGCCCGGCTCGTGGTCACGGGTGGAAGTACCGGTATCGCCGTGCTCCACCAGCTGTATATCGATAGTGAAGCCGGCAACGCGGGTATTGACTGGAACCGTGTCCACGTTTTCTTCGGTGATGAGCGCTGGGTTTCAGCAGATCATCCGGAGCGGAATGACAAACAGGCAGCAGAGGCCCTGTTCAGCAACATCGATATCCCGCAGCAGAATCTCCACTGCTTCCCTGCCCCATCGTCCGACAGTGCGTATGGAGAGACCGAAGGATCCCGCAGCGGAAACGTCGACGTCGCGGCGCTCAACGAAGCTGCTGCATCGTACGCAGATACCATCACTACGTACGCTCCCGATGGATTCGACATCCACCTCTTAGGAATGGGGCCGGAGGGGCACATTAACTCCTTGTTCCCCCATACGCCTGAGTTGACAAGTGATGACACCGTCGTATCGGTAACTGATTGCCCCAAGCCACCGCCCACGCGTTTATCCCTAAGCCGTCGCGCGCTTAATTCATCGACACGTGTGTGGTTCGTCGTTGCTGGTGAAGGAAAAGCTGAAGCTCTTGGGCACGCAGTCTCAGGCGACGATGCAGACATGTGGCCAGCTGCGGGCGCACGTGGGCAACAAGATACTGCTGTCTATGCCGACGCACCGGCCCTATCCCAGCTGCAGGGCCCATCGTCATAA
- the secG gene encoding preprotein translocase subunit SecG codes for MHLALQIVLVVFSLLMGLFVLLHKGKGGGLSSLFGGGMQSNLSGSTVAEKNLDRITIVCAIIWLAAVIGLNLLQAYG; via the coding sequence ATGCATCTCGCGTTGCAAATCGTTTTGGTTGTGTTCAGCCTGCTCATGGGGCTGTTCGTTCTGTTGCACAAAGGCAAGGGCGGCGGACTGTCCAGCCTTTTTGGTGGCGGAATGCAATCCAATCTTTCGGGATCTACGGTTGCAGAGAAGAACCTCGACCGCATTACCATCGTTTGCGCAATTATCTGGTTAGCTGCAGTGATCGGTCTGAATCTACTTCAGGCGTACGGATAA